Proteins found in one bacterium (Candidatus Blackallbacteria) CG13_big_fil_rev_8_21_14_2_50_49_14 genomic segment:
- a CDS encoding SAM-dependent methyltransferase → MPSDLRSALEIALQKRRDLFAFLEKDQTDCYRLFSGSNEGAPGLTVDRYGPQLLIQTFHQGLSPEQLATIEMVSATHFEVQEVVYNDRSAPHSRRQDPVAETNPLTCREMGVRYRVQGKHAGQDPLLFLDLRVGRRYVREYAAGLEVLNLFAYTCGLGLCATMGGAREVWNVDFAARNLAVGRENARLNHLPAENLHFVQSDFFTAVKQWAGLPVSFRRQKGQKPRSYLHFEPRQFDFVCLDPPRWAKSPFGTVDLVRDYPSVFKPALLATRSGGTLLCTNNVADVSREAWEAVLWRCAEKAGRPLASLEWLLPEADFPSRDGQPPLKIALMKVA, encoded by the coding sequence ATGCCCTCTGATTTGCGGTCCGCTTTAGAAATTGCTTTGCAGAAACGCCGCGATCTTTTTGCTTTTCTTGAAAAAGATCAGACCGACTGTTACCGCTTGTTTTCAGGCAGCAATGAAGGGGCTCCGGGTTTGACGGTGGATCGCTATGGGCCACAACTGCTGATTCAAACTTTTCACCAGGGCTTAAGCCCTGAACAGTTGGCCACGATTGAAATGGTCAGCGCCACCCATTTTGAAGTCCAGGAAGTGGTCTATAACGATCGCAGTGCTCCCCATTCCCGCCGCCAGGATCCTGTGGCTGAGACAAACCCCTTGACCTGCCGGGAAATGGGCGTACGTTACCGTGTGCAGGGCAAGCATGCGGGCCAAGATCCTTTGCTCTTTCTCGATCTGCGCGTGGGGCGACGCTATGTGCGTGAATATGCAGCTGGCCTGGAGGTTTTGAATCTCTTTGCCTATACCTGTGGTTTGGGCTTATGCGCTACCATGGGGGGGGCCCGTGAGGTCTGGAATGTGGATTTTGCCGCCCGCAATCTGGCGGTGGGCCGCGAGAATGCGCGCCTCAATCATTTGCCTGCTGAAAACCTGCATTTTGTGCAGAGTGATTTTTTTACAGCCGTGAAACAATGGGCCGGTCTGCCGGTCAGTTTTCGCCGTCAGAAGGGGCAAAAACCCCGATCTTATCTGCATTTTGAACCCCGCCAGTTTGATTTTGTCTGCCTGGATCCGCCACGTTGGGCCAAAAGTCCTTTTGGCACCGTGGATTTGGTGAGAGATTATCCCAGTGTGTTTAAACCCGCTCTGTTGGCCACCCGTTCAGGGGGAACGCTGCTCTGTACCAACAATGTGGCAGATGTCTCGCGTGAGGCCTGGGAAGCGGTTTTGTGGCGCTGTGCTGAAAAGGCTGGCCGGCCACTGGCGTCTTTGGAATGGCTTCTGCCTGAGGCGGATTTCCCCTCGCGGGATGGACAGCCCCCTCTGAAAATAGCCCTGATGAAAGTAGCCTGA
- a CDS encoding ABC transporter ATP-binding protein: MSSILEIFSLSKRYGRLQALQDLNLQIESGTTWGILGPNGSGKTTTLGIVLGVLKPTTGEYLWFGTKPTAQARRRVGTLLETPNFYTYLSAQRNLEIVAAIKGHGQERIAEVLDLVELAKRAKDPISGYSLGMRQRLAVASALLSDPEVLILDEPTNGLDPQGIADVREVIKKTAQTGKTIIMASHILDEVEKVCSHVAVLKQGRRLAAGPLESVLSTAPRLKIASDDLAALQTLASQCPGVQELTQQAGRLELILESGQEPAQINRWFMEQGVALSHLSLEKPSLESGFLNLIREEDAHAPAQH, translated from the coding sequence ATGTCATCTATTCTAGAAATTTTTTCACTCTCTAAACGCTATGGCCGCTTGCAGGCTTTGCAGGATTTGAACCTGCAAATTGAAAGCGGCACCACCTGGGGCATTCTCGGGCCCAATGGCAGTGGCAAAACCACGACCCTGGGCATTGTGCTGGGGGTGCTCAAACCGACCACCGGTGAATACCTTTGGTTTGGTACAAAGCCCACGGCCCAGGCCCGCCGCCGCGTGGGCACCCTGCTCGAAACTCCCAATTTTTATACCTATCTTTCGGCCCAGCGCAATCTTGAGATTGTTGCGGCGATCAAAGGCCATGGGCAGGAGCGGATTGCCGAAGTACTCGATCTGGTAGAGTTGGCCAAACGTGCCAAAGACCCGATCAGTGGCTATTCGCTGGGCATGCGTCAGCGCCTGGCGGTGGCCTCGGCACTGCTTTCAGACCCTGAGGTTCTGATTCTTGATGAACCCACCAATGGCCTCGATCCCCAAGGGATTGCCGATGTGCGTGAGGTGATCAAAAAAACCGCGCAGACGGGCAAGACCATTATCATGGCCAGCCATATTCTCGACGAGGTTGAAAAGGTCTGCTCTCATGTGGCGGTGCTGAAACAGGGACGCCGCTTGGCAGCAGGGCCGCTTGAAAGCGTACTCAGTACGGCTCCGCGTTTGAAAATTGCCAGTGATGATCTTGCCGCTTTGCAGACCCTGGCGAGTCAGTGCCCTGGGGTTCAGGAGCTTACGCAACAGGCCGGTCGGCTGGAGCTGATTCTGGAGTCTGGGCAAGAACCCGCTCAGATTAACCGTTGGTTTATGGAGCAGGGGGTGGCCCTTAGCCATCTTTCGCTCGAAAAACCCAGCCTTGAAAGCGGTTTTCTGAATCTGATCCGCGAGGAGGATGCCCATGCGCCTGCTCAGCATTGA